From the genome of Deltaproteobacteria bacterium, one region includes:
- a CDS encoding glycosyltransferase family 2 protein, whose amino-acid sequence MSTRAERSHVEVSFVMPCLNEADTLERCVAEVRACIEAHQLDAEIIVADNGSSDGSRELAERLGARVVAVPERGYGSALMGGFDAARGRFLVMGDADLSYDFREAYRLIERLRNGADLVMGSRFRGRIEPGAMPWLHRYLGNPVLSWLERRLFRAPTSDFHCGLRALTADAYRAMELRTSGMEFASEIVVKAAVRRMRIDEVPVTLRPDGRSRAPHLRRWRDGWRHLRFLLTLSPRWTLLVPGVVLAGLGALLMGLVLFGPRTVRAVTLDVHTLVIGSLLVLVGYGAATTALAMRIYALVEELGAPAPRLERSFSVFTLERGLLAGAALTVVGVALIGVQAWSWWLTGFGPLDVSQTMRPTVLGATLAAVGIQTVLVSFVYSMLGIPRRRGVPRR is encoded by the coding sequence GTGTCGACCAGAGCGGAACGATCGCACGTCGAGGTCTCGTTCGTCATGCCCTGCCTGAACGAGGCGGACACGCTCGAGCGCTGCGTCGCCGAGGTGCGCGCCTGCATCGAAGCGCACCAGCTCGACGCCGAGATCATCGTCGCGGACAACGGCTCCAGCGACGGCTCGCGGGAGCTCGCGGAACGGCTCGGCGCACGGGTGGTCGCGGTGCCCGAGCGTGGCTACGGCAGCGCCCTGATGGGCGGCTTCGACGCCGCCCGCGGGCGCTTCCTCGTGATGGGCGACGCCGACCTCTCCTACGACTTCCGCGAGGCGTACCGGCTGATCGAGCGGCTGCGCAACGGCGCCGACCTCGTGATGGGCTCGCGCTTTCGGGGTCGGATCGAGCCGGGAGCGATGCCATGGCTGCACCGCTACCTCGGCAACCCGGTGCTCTCGTGGCTCGAACGGCGGCTCTTCCGCGCACCCACATCGGACTTCCACTGCGGGCTGCGTGCGCTCACGGCCGACGCCTACCGGGCGATGGAGCTGCGCACGAGCGGCATGGAGTTCGCGAGCGAGATCGTGGTGAAGGCGGCGGTGCGAAGGATGCGCATCGACGAGGTGCCGGTGACCCTCCGGCCCGACGGCCGCTCGCGCGCGCCCCACCTGCGACGCTGGCGCGACGGCTGGCGCCACCTGCGCTTCCTGCTCACGCTCTCACCACGCTGGACCCTGCTGGTCCCGGGCGTCGTGCTGGCGGGCCTGGGCGCGCTGCTGATGGGCCTCGTGCTCTTCGGACCGCGGACCGTGCGCGCGGTGACCCTCGACGTGCACACGCTGGTCATCGGCAGCCTGCTGGTCCTGGTCGGCTACGGAGCCGCCACGACGGCGCTGGCGATGCGAATCTACGCGCTGGTCGAGGAGCTCGGCGCGCCTGCTCCGCGCCTCGAGCGGTCGTTCTCGGTGTTCACGCTGGAGCGCGGGCTGCTCGCAGGGGCGGCGCTCACGGTGGTGGGCGTCGCGCTCATCGGAGTCCAGGCGTGGTCGTGGTGGCTCACCGGCTTCGGGCCCCTCGACGTCTCCCAGACGATGCGGCCGACCGTGCTGGGCGCCACCCTCGCCGCGGTCGGCATCCAGACCGTCCTCGTCTCGTTCGTCTACAGCATGCTCGGGATTCCGCGACGGCGTGGCGTCCCGCGCCGATGA
- a CDS encoding MFS transporter: protein MSRAALPAPRAAREPRLGPLRKSVYGLGDFTVNTSLAALGLLYASYFLTQVADLRPALAGLVPLIGRTVDAFADPLMGRLSDRTRWRIGRRRPYFLLGAIPYGASFALMWVDAPIDGMAGRFAYYATVYLLHALSMTVLSVPYLAILPEMALDYDARTSLNTYRTVGALLGVFAAVSIRPVAELFGGGREGFALAGASFGVLLALPWVAVYLTTFERPAFQERPAEQPFGEGLRAAFGHRSFNQLTAVYIMGRIAMDLAGALLILHVTFWLGRSRDFEPAMTLFLAAAVVALPGWLWLARGRDKAQVFAIGSLWWAATSLVLAFVEPETPRWLLLAWMPVIGLGYAAVDVMPWSMLGEVIDEDDVRVGERREGLYNGIFTFLRKLGGALGVALVMGLLDVLGFAPGQAEQSETARQAIRWMTALAPPFFLVIGVWLLRGYPLTRERHAEILREIARREATRGAARTAGPGSRAR from the coding sequence GTGAGCCGGGCGGCGCTGCCGGCACCGCGGGCGGCGCGCGAGCCCCGGCTCGGTCCCCTGCGCAAGAGCGTCTACGGCCTCGGCGACTTCACGGTCAACACCTCGCTGGCCGCGCTCGGGCTCCTCTACGCCTCCTACTTCCTGACCCAGGTCGCCGACCTGCGCCCGGCGCTGGCGGGCCTGGTGCCCCTGATCGGGCGCACGGTCGACGCCTTCGCCGATCCGCTGATGGGCCGGCTCTCGGACCGGACGCGCTGGCGGATCGGCCGGCGCCGGCCCTACTTCCTGCTCGGCGCGATCCCCTACGGCGCGAGCTTCGCCCTGATGTGGGTCGACGCGCCGATCGACGGCATGGCGGGCCGCTTCGCCTACTACGCCACGGTCTATCTCCTGCACGCGCTCTCGATGACCGTCCTCTCGGTCCCGTACCTGGCGATCCTGCCCGAGATGGCACTCGACTACGACGCGCGCACCTCGCTCAACACCTACCGGACGGTGGGCGCGCTGCTCGGCGTCTTCGCGGCCGTGTCGATCCGGCCCGTGGCGGAGCTCTTCGGGGGCGGCCGCGAGGGCTTCGCGCTGGCCGGCGCCAGCTTCGGCGTGCTGCTGGCCCTGCCCTGGGTGGCGGTGTACCTCACGACCTTCGAGCGGCCCGCCTTCCAGGAGCGCCCGGCCGAGCAGCCCTTCGGCGAGGGCCTGCGCGCAGCCTTCGGCCACCGCAGCTTCAACCAGCTGACGGCGGTCTACATCATGGGCCGCATCGCGATGGACCTGGCGGGCGCGCTCCTGATCCTCCACGTCACCTTCTGGCTCGGCCGCTCCCGCGACTTCGAGCCCGCCATGACGCTCTTCCTGGCCGCGGCGGTGGTCGCCCTGCCCGGCTGGCTGTGGCTCGCGCGGGGCCGCGACAAGGCGCAGGTCTTCGCGATCGGCTCGCTCTGGTGGGCCGCGACGAGCCTCGTGCTGGCCTTCGTCGAGCCGGAGACCCCCCGGTGGCTCCTGCTGGCGTGGATGCCGGTGATCGGCCTCGGCTACGCGGCGGTGGACGTGATGCCCTGGTCGATGCTCGGCGAGGTGATCGACGAGGACGACGTGCGGGTCGGCGAGCGCCGCGAGGGCCTCTACAACGGCATCTTCACCTTCCTGCGCAAGCTCGGCGGCGCGCTCGGGGTGGCGCTCGTGATGGGGCTCCTCGACGTGCTCGGCTTCGCGCCCGGCCAGGCCGAGCAGAGCGAGACCGCGCGCCAGGCGATCCGCTGGATGACGGCGCTCGCGCCGCCGTTCTTCCTCGTGATCGGCGTGTGGCTGCTGCGCGGCTATCCGCTCACCCGTGAGCGGCACGCCGAGATCCTGCGCGAGATCGCGCGCCGCGAGGCCACGCGGGGAGCGGCTAGGACGGCAGGCCCTGGCTCGCGCGCCCGATGA
- a CDS encoding class I SAM-dependent methyltransferase has translation MTARDREDRERGFFDRHYEGVSYHPDGWKLRMERDLRVLLDELGDHGPGRVLSIGCGDGAFELLLARHATSVLGVDLSPAAIAAAERERARQGVANASFRCTSFRDLAWQDPFDTIVCLAFLHHVPEPELDGFLRSCREHLAPRGLFFSQDPNVHGALRAAGRVLLGRRYDAFHTPDERELDPEQLRGALRAAGFGAAAIRHVDLALIPACYLLARGPAWPLRAAAWADRLWCASPLARWSSGFVAVARNG, from the coding sequence ATGACGGCGCGTGATCGCGAGGACCGGGAGCGGGGGTTCTTCGACCGGCACTACGAAGGTGTTTCCTACCACCCCGATGGGTGGAAGCTGCGGATGGAGCGCGACCTGCGCGTCCTGCTCGACGAGCTCGGCGACCACGGTCCGGGTCGCGTGCTCTCGATCGGCTGCGGGGACGGGGCCTTCGAGCTCCTGCTCGCGCGCCACGCCACCTCGGTGCTGGGCGTGGACCTCTCGCCGGCTGCGATCGCCGCTGCCGAGCGGGAGCGGGCGCGCCAGGGCGTCGCCAACGCCTCCTTCCGCTGCACCTCGTTCCGCGACCTGGCCTGGCAGGATCCATTCGACACGATCGTGTGCCTGGCGTTCCTGCACCACGTCCCCGAGCCCGAGCTGGACGGGTTCCTCCGCTCCTGTCGCGAGCACCTGGCGCCGCGGGGGCTGTTCTTCTCGCAGGATCCCAACGTGCACGGCGCGCTGCGCGCCGCGGGACGGGTCCTGCTCGGCCGGCGCTACGACGCCTTCCACACGCCCGACGAACGCGAGCTCGATCCCGAGCAGCTGCGTGGCGCGCTGCGCGCCGCCGGCTTCGGCGCCGCTGCGATCCGCCACGTCGACCTGGCGCTGATCCCCGCCTGCTACCTGCTGGCGCGAGGGCCGGCCTGGCCGTTGCGCGCTGCGGCGTGGGCCGATCGGCTGTGGTGCGCGAGCCCGCTCGCACGCTGGAGCAGCGGCTTCGTCGCGGTCGCCCGAAACGGCTGA
- a CDS encoding NUDIX hydrolase has translation MHRKPLLELLDRYEAWHPGEGACVARVRALVHAHPDCFERRCVPGHVTGSAFVASADLARVLLVHHRKLDRWLQPGGHADGESDVAQVALREATEETGLAGLRFLGPDGTPAAHEAPAPFDLDVHEIPARPGEPAHDHHDVRFLLVAAPGAEEARASAESHAVRWFPIEALGALGVDEGVLRMARKLRALPSARGTR, from the coding sequence GTGCACCGCAAACCGCTGCTCGAGCTGCTCGACCGCTACGAGGCGTGGCATCCCGGCGAGGGAGCCTGCGTCGCGCGCGTACGCGCACTGGTCCACGCGCACCCCGACTGCTTCGAGCGCCGCTGCGTCCCGGGCCACGTGACCGGCTCCGCATTCGTGGCGTCCGCCGACCTCGCGCGCGTGCTGCTCGTGCACCACCGCAAGCTCGACCGCTGGCTCCAGCCCGGCGGCCACGCCGACGGCGAGAGCGACGTGGCGCAGGTGGCGCTGCGCGAGGCTACGGAGGAGACCGGCCTCGCCGGGCTCCGATTCCTGGGCCCGGACGGCACGCCTGCTGCTCACGAGGCCCCCGCGCCCTTCGACCTCGACGTGCACGAGATCCCGGCGCGGCCCGGCGAGCCCGCGCACGACCACCACGACGTGCGCTTCCTGCTGGTTGCGGCGCCGGGCGCCGAGGAGGCCCGCGCGAGCGCCGAGTCGCACGCGGTCCGCTGGTTCCCGATCGAGGCGCTCGGCGCGCTCGGGGTCGACGAGGGCGTGCTGCGCATGGCGCGCAAGCTGCGCGCGCTCCCGAGCGCCCGGGGAACGCGCTAG
- a CDS encoding class I SAM-dependent methyltransferase translates to MKPLDRLLQRWRARVAGACVPPGARLLDVGCADGVLLRRLSPTLRRALGVDPEATPAQGRVEILRGTFPGEPRLPAGDFDCVTLLAVLEHVADPDALARECHRVLVPGGRVVLTVPHPVVDRILEILLRLRWIDGMETGQHHGFDASTTSSVFERAGFRTIADRRFQLGLNWLFVFERP, encoded by the coding sequence ATGAAGCCGCTCGACCGCCTGCTCCAGCGCTGGCGCGCGCGGGTAGCCGGCGCCTGCGTGCCGCCGGGGGCGCGCCTGCTCGACGTAGGCTGCGCAGACGGCGTCCTGCTGCGCCGGCTCTCGCCGACCCTGCGACGCGCGCTCGGCGTCGATCCCGAAGCCACTCCCGCCCAGGGCCGCGTGGAGATCCTGCGCGGGACCTTCCCGGGCGAGCCGCGCCTTCCGGCCGGCGACTTCGACTGCGTGACGCTGCTCGCCGTGCTCGAGCACGTCGCCGACCCCGACGCGCTCGCGCGCGAGTGTCACCGTGTCCTGGTGCCCGGCGGGCGTGTCGTCCTGACCGTGCCCCATCCGGTCGTGGACCGGATCCTCGAGATCCTGCTCCGGCTCCGCTGGATCGACGGGATGGAGACCGGGCAGCATCACGGCTTCGACGCTTCGACGACGAGCAGCGTGTTCGAGCGGGCCGGCTTCCGGACGATTGCCGACCGGCGCTTCCAGCTCGGCTTGAACTGGCTGTTCGTCTTCGAGCGCCCGTAA
- a CDS encoding TIM barrel protein → MTGRRSQSQGGTDACGATRPRRPLALCSISALDRPLAAAASLAAAQGLDGLEITARPPHLDASAPDAVIREAGRAVREAGVAVTAYGSYLGQGAGPRNPGAGAPPVRGVAAAVREARIAALLGAPLLRVWADCIASAPDAGFAEVVATLRAACDAAADAGVTVVVERHVGSFADTPERIDALLEAVARPNLALNYQVLDGLPQRLAAQQPEDARRLVARARYFHLKNTRPAADGAGPMPPGGSLASGVLDYRAILAAAFAAGYAGPLTIEFLSFEPRPVEDKLAEDVAWLRGVLAELGAGGG, encoded by the coding sequence ATGACCGGCCGGCGATCGCAGAGCCAAGGTGGAACGGACGCGTGCGGCGCGACCCGGCCGCGCCGGCCGCTCGCCCTGTGCTCGATCTCCGCCCTCGACCGCCCGCTCGCGGCGGCTGCCTCGCTCGCCGCCGCACAGGGCCTCGACGGCCTCGAGATCACGGCGCGGCCGCCGCACCTCGATGCCTCGGCTCCGGACGCGGTGATCCGCGAGGCCGGGCGGGCGGTACGCGAAGCCGGCGTAGCCGTGACGGCCTACGGCTCGTATCTCGGCCAAGGCGCGGGTCCCCGGAACCCGGGTGCGGGCGCTCCTCCCGTTCGCGGTGTCGCGGCGGCCGTCCGCGAGGCGCGGATCGCCGCGCTGCTCGGCGCGCCGCTCCTGCGGGTCTGGGCCGATTGCATCGCGAGTGCGCCGGACGCCGGCTTCGCCGAGGTGGTCGCGACGCTGCGCGCGGCCTGCGACGCCGCGGCCGACGCCGGCGTGACGGTCGTCGTCGAGCGCCACGTCGGCTCCTTTGCCGACACGCCCGAGCGCATCGACGCGCTCCTCGAGGCCGTGGCGCGGCCCAACCTCGCGCTCAACTACCAGGTGCTCGACGGGCTGCCGCAGCGCCTTGCCGCACAGCAGCCCGAGGACGCGCGTCGCCTGGTGGCGCGCGCCCGCTACTTCCACCTCAAGAACACGCGGCCCGCCGCGGACGGCGCCGGCCCGATGCCGCCGGGCGGCTCGCTCGCGAGCGGAGTCCTCGACTACCGCGCGATCCTGGCCGCCGCCTTCGCCGCCGGCTATGCAGGCCCGCTCACCATCGAGTTCCTGTCCTTCGAGCCGAGACCCGTCGAGGACAAGCTGGCGGAGGACGTGGCGTGGCTGCGCGGCGTGCTGGCGGAGCTGGGCGCGGGAGGCGGGTGA
- a CDS encoding exodeoxyribonuclease III yields MRVVSWNVNGLRACARKGFADWLHAERAEVVGLQEVRALPAEVEPALHAGWQVEWAPAERRGYSGVALWSRRKPDAVAHGLGVPRFDVEGRFVLARFGRLVVANGYFPKGSGALRDNARVPYKLAFYHAVFERLARLRRAGWRVLALGDLNTAHREIDLAHPRANRRTSGFLPEERAELDRWIRAGWVDCFRAFHPEPGHYTWWSQRHALRNGGARARNVGWRIDYVLASPAAMRFVRAAFHRPGVLGSDHCPVGVDLDPAVLG; encoded by the coding sequence CTGCGGGTCGTCTCCTGGAACGTGAACGGCCTGCGCGCCTGCGCGCGCAAGGGCTTCGCAGACTGGCTGCACGCGGAGCGCGCCGAGGTGGTCGGGCTCCAGGAAGTGCGCGCGCTGCCCGCGGAGGTGGAGCCGGCCCTGCACGCGGGCTGGCAGGTCGAGTGGGCGCCCGCCGAACGGCGCGGCTACAGCGGCGTCGCGCTCTGGAGCCGCCGGAAGCCCGACGCCGTGGCGCACGGGCTCGGCGTGCCGCGCTTCGACGTCGAGGGGCGCTTCGTCCTGGCGCGCTTCGGCCGGCTGGTCGTCGCGAACGGGTACTTCCCGAAGGGCAGCGGCGCGCTGCGCGACAACGCGCGCGTTCCCTACAAGCTCGCCTTCTACCACGCCGTCTTCGAGCGCCTCGCGCGGCTACGGCGCGCCGGCTGGCGCGTGCTCGCGCTCGGCGACCTCAACACCGCACACCGCGAGATCGACCTCGCGCACCCGCGCGCGAACCGGCGGACCAGCGGCTTCCTCCCCGAGGAGCGCGCCGAGCTCGACCGCTGGATTCGCGCCGGCTGGGTCGACTGCTTCCGCGCCTTCCATCCCGAGCCCGGCCACTACACCTGGTGGAGCCAGCGCCACGCCCTCCGCAACGGCGGCGCGCGGGCCCGGAACGTCGGCTGGCGGATCGACTACGTGCTGGCCTCGCCCGCCGCGATGCGCTTCGTGCGCGCCGCCTTCCATCGGCCCGGCGTGCTCGGCTCCGACCACTGCCCGGTCGGCGTGGACCTCGACCCGGCGGTGCTCGGGTGA
- a CDS encoding NADH:flavin oxidoreductase: protein MSPERFPRIASLREPAALRARLAALGLELPCDDALETGPASPLGRALALGSGLVAANRFVVQPMEGWDGTREGLPTPLTERRWRRFGASGAGWIWGGEAVAVQPEGRANPHQLVLDERTVPAVAGLRQALLDEARRAGHPEPVIGLQLTHSGRWSVPEPGARRPRVAQRHELLDRRSGVTDDGAVLRDDEVDVLVTAFARAAARAAEAGFAFVDVKHCHGYLLHEFLGARGRAGRWGGTSLEARTRLAHALVAAVRAAAPGLRIGVRLSVFDLLPHRTGPGGRGEPEPCARPYALGFGLDAEHPERIDLAEPIAFVRALREAGVDWINVTAASPYYAPHAQRPALFPPSDGYPPPEDPLAGVARLLGAARDLKHAVPEAVIVSSGWSYLQEWIPHVAQACLRAGWFDAVGLGRMVLSYPELPADALAGRPLVRGRLCRTFSDCTTAPRNGLVSGCYPLDGFYRTRPERAALERAKRGAAG from the coding sequence GTGAGCCCGGAGCGCTTTCCGCGGATCGCCTCGCTGCGCGAGCCCGCTGCGCTGCGCGCGCGGCTCGCCGCGCTCGGCCTCGAGCTGCCCTGCGACGACGCGCTCGAGACGGGCCCCGCCTCCCCGCTCGGGCGCGCGCTCGCGCTCGGGAGCGGCCTGGTGGCAGCGAACCGCTTCGTCGTGCAGCCGATGGAGGGCTGGGACGGCACCCGCGAGGGCCTGCCGACGCCGCTCACCGAGCGCCGCTGGCGACGCTTCGGTGCGTCGGGGGCCGGCTGGATCTGGGGCGGCGAGGCGGTGGCGGTACAGCCCGAGGGGCGCGCGAACCCGCACCAGCTCGTGCTCGACGAGCGCACGGTGCCGGCGGTTGCCGGCCTGCGCCAGGCGCTCCTCGACGAGGCGCGCCGCGCCGGCCACCCCGAGCCCGTGATCGGGCTCCAGCTCACCCACAGCGGGCGCTGGTCGGTGCCGGAGCCGGGCGCTCGCCGCCCGCGCGTGGCCCAGCGCCACGAGCTCCTCGACCGCCGCTCGGGCGTCACCGACGACGGCGCCGTGCTGCGCGACGACGAGGTCGACGTCCTCGTCACCGCCTTCGCGCGCGCCGCGGCGCGCGCCGCCGAGGCCGGCTTCGCCTTCGTCGACGTGAAGCACTGCCACGGCTACCTGCTCCACGAGTTCCTGGGCGCCCGCGGCCGCGCGGGCCGCTGGGGCGGGACCTCGCTCGAGGCGCGCACGCGCCTCGCCCACGCGCTCGTCGCGGCGGTGCGCGCGGCGGCGCCGGGCCTGCGCATCGGCGTGCGGCTCTCGGTCTTCGACCTGCTCCCGCACCGGACCGGCCCGGGCGGTCGCGGCGAGCCCGAGCCCTGCGCACGTCCCTACGCGCTCGGCTTCGGGCTCGATGCCGAGCATCCCGAGCGCATCGACCTCGCCGAGCCGATCGCCTTCGTGCGCGCACTGCGCGAGGCCGGCGTGGACTGGATCAACGTGACCGCGGCGAGCCCCTACTACGCACCGCACGCGCAGCGCCCGGCGCTGTTCCCGCCCTCGGACGGCTATCCGCCGCCCGAGGATCCGCTGGCCGGTGTCGCGCGCCTGCTCGGCGCTGCCCGCGACCTCAAGCATGCCGTCCCGGAGGCCGTGATCGTGTCGTCGGGCTGGAGCTACCTCCAGGAGTGGATCCCCCACGTGGCGCAGGCCTGCCTGCGCGCCGGCTGGTTCGACGCGGTGGGCCTCGGCCGCATGGTGCTCTCGTACCCGGAGCTGCCGGCCGACGCGCTGGCCGGGCGGCCCCTCGTGCGCGGCCGCCTGTGCCGCACCTTCAGCGACTGCACGACGGCGCCGCGAAACGGGCTCGTGTCGGGCTGCTACCCGCTCGACGGGTTCTACCGGACGCGGCCCGAGCGCGCCGCGCTCGAGCGGGCGAAGCGAGGAGCGGCGGGATGA
- the ppk1 gene encoding polyphosphate kinase 1 — MPPGDGEHPDWFVNRELSWLAFNERVLEEARDPANPLLERVKFLAIFDANLLEFYEIRVAGLRQQEEAGIGKSGPDGMTAAEQLEAIDARVREGVAAFYTCWNDEVRPALEKEGIVVAHPEQLDGERQAWLRAHFQREIFPVLTPIAVDPTHPFPFVGSGSLSIAALLDTEDPEEPVRLAVVQVPQVLPRIFRVPGGGPRTYVFLADTVRWQLAELFAGATILDHTAFRVTRNSNLYVDEEEVENLLTAIEQELRRRRRGDPVRLEVRGPVGERLRQELLEVFELGPGELFECQGPVNLSRLLQLVELEKSERLSAPRFVAPVHVALRDPAKLFPVIRSGDVLLHHPFDSFDSVVEFLEQAALDPRVLAIKQTLYRTSEDSPIGRALLAAAERGKQVTALVELKARFDEEKNIRWARRMEEAGVQIVYGLVGLKTHCKLMLVVRRDEDGLRRYAHIGTGNYNHTTARQYTDFGLFTADPDVTGEVASVFNLLTSLSSRERWQHLLVAPFNLRSGLLERIRRETAHARAGRPSGIVAKLNAIQDEELILALYEASRAGVGIDLVVRGICALRPGVPGLSERIRVRSIVDRFLEHTRAVRFENDGRPELWIGSADWMPRNLSGRVEVMCRVRAPALVQRLEEILALYQRDDVKARELGPDGRYRRAARGPGVRAQEWLIGRASQGLPS, encoded by the coding sequence ATGCCCCCCGGCGACGGCGAGCACCCCGACTGGTTCGTCAACCGCGAGCTGTCCTGGCTCGCGTTCAACGAGCGCGTGCTCGAGGAGGCCCGTGACCCGGCCAACCCGCTGCTGGAGCGGGTCAAGTTCCTCGCGATCTTCGACGCGAACCTGCTCGAGTTCTACGAGATCCGCGTGGCCGGCCTGCGCCAGCAGGAGGAGGCCGGCATCGGCAAGAGCGGCCCCGACGGCATGACCGCCGCCGAGCAGCTCGAGGCGATCGACGCCCGGGTCCGCGAGGGGGTCGCCGCCTTCTACACGTGCTGGAACGACGAAGTCCGCCCGGCCCTCGAGAAGGAGGGCATCGTCGTGGCGCACCCCGAGCAGCTCGACGGTGAACGGCAGGCCTGGCTGCGCGCGCACTTCCAGCGCGAGATCTTCCCGGTGCTGACCCCGATCGCGGTCGACCCCACCCACCCGTTCCCCTTCGTCGGCAGCGGCAGCCTCAGCATCGCGGCGCTGCTCGACACCGAGGACCCCGAGGAGCCCGTACGGCTCGCCGTGGTCCAGGTCCCGCAGGTGCTCCCGCGCATCTTCCGCGTGCCGGGCGGCGGCCCGCGCACCTACGTCTTCCTCGCCGACACCGTCCGCTGGCAGCTCGCCGAGCTCTTCGCGGGCGCCACGATCCTCGACCACACCGCCTTCCGGGTGACCCGCAACAGCAACCTCTACGTGGACGAGGAGGAGGTCGAGAACCTGCTCACCGCGATCGAGCAGGAGCTGCGCCGCCGGCGGCGCGGCGACCCGGTGCGGCTCGAGGTCCGGGGCCCGGTCGGGGAGCGCCTGCGCCAGGAGCTGCTGGAGGTGTTCGAGCTCGGGCCGGGCGAGCTCTTCGAGTGCCAGGGGCCGGTGAACCTCTCGCGCCTGCTGCAGCTCGTCGAGCTCGAGAAGAGCGAGCGGCTCTCGGCGCCGCGCTTCGTGGCGCCCGTGCACGTCGCGCTGCGCGACCCGGCCAAGCTCTTCCCGGTGATCCGCTCCGGCGACGTCCTGCTCCACCACCCCTTCGACTCCTTCGACAGCGTGGTCGAGTTCCTCGAGCAGGCGGCGCTCGATCCGCGCGTGCTGGCCATCAAGCAGACGCTCTACCGGACCAGCGAGGACTCGCCGATCGGGCGCGCGCTGCTGGCGGCCGCCGAGCGCGGCAAGCAGGTGACCGCGCTGGTGGAGCTGAAGGCGCGCTTCGACGAGGAGAAGAACATCCGCTGGGCGCGGCGCATGGAGGAGGCCGGCGTCCAGATCGTGTACGGCCTGGTGGGCCTGAAGACGCACTGCAAGCTGATGCTGGTGGTGCGCCGCGACGAGGACGGCCTCCGCCGCTACGCACACATCGGCACCGGCAACTACAACCACACCACCGCCCGCCAGTACACGGACTTCGGGCTCTTCACCGCCGACCCCGACGTGACCGGCGAGGTCGCGAGCGTCTTCAACCTGCTGACCAGCCTCTCGAGCCGCGAACGCTGGCAACACCTGCTGGTGGCGCCCTTCAACCTCCGCTCGGGGCTGCTCGAGCGGATCCGGCGCGAGACTGCGCACGCGCGCGCAGGCCGGCCCTCCGGGATCGTCGCGAAGCTCAACGCGATCCAGGACGAGGAGCTGATCCTTGCTCTCTACGAGGCCTCGCGCGCCGGCGTCGGGATCGACCTCGTCGTGCGCGGCATCTGCGCGCTGCGCCCGGGCGTGCCCGGCCTCTCCGAGCGGATCCGGGTGCGCTCGATCGTGGACCGCTTCCTCGAGCACACGCGCGCCGTGCGTTTCGAGAACGACGGCCGGCCGGAGCTGTGGATCGGGAGCGCCGACTGGATGCCGCGCAACCTCTCGGGTCGTGTCGAGGTGATGTGCCGGGTGCGAGCCCCCGCGCTCGTCCAGCGGCTCGAGGAGATCCTGGCGCTCTACCAGCGCGACGACGTGAAGGCGCGCGAGCTCGGCCCCGACGGGCGCTACCGCCGCGCCGCCCGCGGGCCGGGCGTGCGCGCCCAGGAGTGGCTCATCGGGCGCGCGAGCCAGGGCCTGCCGTCCTAG
- a CDS encoding hydroxyacid dehydrogenase codes for MAPALTPELFSSALRARLATLAEVPDPEPLQRFDDERAGRLLACADVLLTGWGCPSVGAGVLARAPRLRAILHAAGTVKGHLGEAVWERGIRVSSAAAANAVPVAEFTVAAILLASKRAFRLQRLYREVRALRLWPREVPGPLGSLGRTVGIVGASRIGRLVLERLRPFDFARLVHDPLLVPGEAHTLGAEPLALDELLARADVVSLHAPLLPETRGLLDRRRLALLRDGAVLVNTARGGLVDPAALADELVSGRLDAVLDVTDPEILPADSPLYDLPNVFLTPHVAGAMGAETQRLAALALDELERLVRGEPLAHEVRREDLAHVA; via the coding sequence ATGGCCCCGGCCCTCACGCCCGAGCTGTTCTCGTCGGCCCTGCGCGCGCGCCTCGCCACGCTGGCGGAGGTGCCCGACCCCGAGCCGCTCCAGCGCTTCGACGACGAGCGCGCCGGGCGTCTGCTGGCGTGTGCCGACGTGCTGCTGACCGGCTGGGGCTGCCCGTCCGTCGGCGCCGGCGTGCTGGCCCGCGCGCCGCGCCTGCGCGCGATCCTCCACGCGGCTGGGACCGTGAAGGGACACCTGGGCGAGGCCGTGTGGGAGCGCGGAATCCGGGTGTCGTCGGCCGCCGCGGCCAACGCCGTGCCGGTCGCCGAGTTCACGGTCGCGGCGATCCTGCTGGCGAGCAAGCGCGCCTTCCGCCTGCAGCGGCTCTATCGCGAGGTGCGCGCGCTGCGCCTGTGGCCGCGCGAGGTGCCGGGGCCGCTCGGCAGCCTCGGCCGCACGGTCGGGATCGTGGGCGCGTCGCGGATCGGCCGCCTCGTGCTCGAGCGGCTGCGCCCCTTCGACTTCGCGCGGCTCGTCCACGACCCCTTGCTGGTGCCAGGCGAGGCCCACACGCTCGGCGCCGAGCCGCTCGCGCTCGACGAGCTGCTCGCGCGCGCCGACGTCGTGAGCCTCCACGCGCCGCTCCTGCCCGAGACGCGCGGACTCCTCGACCGCCGCCGCCTCGCCCTGCTGCGCGACGGCGCGGTGCTCGTCAACACCGCCCGCGGCGGCCTCGTCGACCCGGCCGCGCTCGCCGACGAGCTCGTGAGCGGCCGCCTCGACGCGGTGCTCGACGTGACGGACCCCGAGATCCTGCCCGCCGACTCCCCGCTCTACGACCTGCCGAACGTGTTCCTGACCCCGCACGTCGCGGGCGCGATGGGCGCCGAGACCCAGCGGCTCGCGGCGCTCGCACTCGACGAGCTCGAGCGGCTGGTGCGCGGCGAGCCGCTCGCGCACGAAGTCCGGCGCGAGGACCTCGCGCACGTCGCCTGA